Proteins encoded by one window of Streptomyces sp. NBC_01477:
- a CDS encoding ABC transporter substrate-binding protein — translation MTGFPAGSRARIALAVTAAAGLTLALSGCGSSSGSSTSSDGVVTITVNDMPAKTDPVNRKIFLEDVSAFEKLHPKIKVVPHEGQMDPQTFSTKLAGGQLENAFYVYYTDPAGLIAKHQAADITPYLSQFPAASQVKPQLRKVFQDAKGHTYGLPEGNYSMGLVYNRTLFQQAGLDPDKPPTTWDEVRADAKKIVALGHGTVGYGDYSKSNTGGWHFTAEMYSRGGDVAKQQSDGTWKADFDNATGKAVLQQLHDMRWTDNSMGERQLLEWADLLQMMGAGKLGMYLATSDNIPSIVAQYKGDPKEYGQGPIPGGQGTLAGGGGFMFNPKDTPEQIKAAMAWVMFKYENPDRIALGSQRASAAKQPVGLPEPNLWTGAAAQAKAAADAKYANVPVSNYAPFQQTIAGIPLVLEPPKAQQIYAVLDTAMATVLTRKDADIDSLLSDASKQVDSLLAAQ, via the coding sequence ATGACCGGTTTCCCGGCGGGCAGCAGAGCCCGCATCGCCCTCGCCGTCACCGCAGCGGCGGGGCTCACCCTCGCACTGAGCGGCTGCGGCAGCTCCTCCGGCTCGTCCACCTCGTCCGACGGCGTCGTCACCATCACGGTGAACGACATGCCCGCCAAGACCGACCCGGTGAACCGGAAGATCTTCCTGGAGGACGTGTCCGCCTTCGAGAAGCTGCACCCGAAGATCAAAGTGGTGCCGCACGAGGGCCAGATGGACCCGCAGACCTTCTCCACGAAGCTGGCCGGCGGCCAGTTGGAGAACGCCTTCTACGTGTACTACACCGACCCGGCCGGACTGATCGCCAAGCACCAGGCGGCCGACATCACCCCGTACCTGTCGCAGTTCCCGGCCGCGAGCCAGGTCAAGCCGCAGCTGCGCAAGGTGTTCCAGGACGCGAAGGGCCACACCTACGGCCTGCCCGAGGGCAATTACTCGATGGGGCTGGTCTACAACCGCACGCTGTTCCAGCAGGCCGGGCTCGACCCGGACAAGCCGCCGACGACCTGGGACGAGGTCCGCGCCGACGCCAAGAAGATCGTAGCCCTCGGCCACGGCACCGTGGGCTACGGCGACTACAGCAAGTCCAACACCGGCGGCTGGCACTTCACCGCCGAGATGTACTCGCGCGGCGGCGACGTCGCCAAGCAGCAGTCCGACGGCACCTGGAAGGCCGACTTCGACAACGCCACCGGGAAGGCGGTCCTCCAGCAGCTGCACGACATGCGGTGGACCGACAACTCGATGGGCGAGCGCCAGCTCCTGGAGTGGGCGGACCTGCTCCAGATGATGGGCGCGGGCAAGCTCGGCATGTACCTCGCCACCTCGGACAACATCCCCAGCATCGTCGCGCAGTACAAGGGCGACCCCAAGGAGTACGGCCAGGGCCCGATCCCCGGCGGCCAGGGCACCCTGGCCGGCGGCGGCGGGTTCATGTTCAACCCCAAGGACACCCCCGAGCAGATCAAGGCCGCCATGGCCTGGGTGATGTTCAAGTACGAGAACCCCGACCGCATCGCGCTGGGCTCCCAGCGCGCGTCCGCGGCCAAGCAGCCGGTCGGCCTGCCCGAGCCCAACCTGTGGACCGGCGCCGCCGCGCAGGCCAAGGCAGCCGCCGACGCCAAGTACGCCAACGTGCCGGTGAGCAACTACGCGCCCTTCCAGCAGACCATCGCCGGCATCCCGCTGGTGCTCGAACCGCCGAAGGCCCAGCAGATCTACGCCGTGCTGGACACCGCCATGGCCACGGTCCTCACCCGGAAGGACGCCGACATCGACTCCCTGCTGTCGGACGCGTCCAAGCAGGTCGATTCCCTGCTCGCGGCCCAGTAG
- a CDS encoding LacI family DNA-binding transcriptional regulator, which translates to MVRKLVQVAQKVGVSEATVSRVLNGKPGVSDSTRQAVLTALDVLGYERPTQLRGVRARLVGLVVPELQNPIFPALAEVAGGALVQLGFTPILCTRSAGGLTEAEYVTMLLDQQVSGVIFCGGLSTDESAALLQRGVPVVLLNAAVEHGGFPQVSTDDVAAVQQAYAHLTSLGHTRIGLLVGPADHSPSRRKAAAFTTLAHHHNHNQSRAKHTTTTDTHPIGHALFSFEGGQAVATELLATGITALICGSDVLALGAIRAARRQGLTVPHHLSVVGYDDSAFMNYTDPPLTTLRQPIEAMSRAAVTLLANQINGTNPTPKELLHEPELVVRHSTAPAPTTHTGKR; encoded by the coding sequence ATGGTACGCAAACTCGTGCAGGTGGCCCAGAAAGTCGGGGTCAGCGAGGCGACGGTGAGCCGGGTGCTCAACGGCAAGCCCGGAGTGTCGGACAGCACCCGGCAGGCGGTGCTGACCGCCCTCGATGTGCTGGGCTACGAACGCCCCACCCAACTGCGGGGCGTACGCGCCCGGTTGGTGGGCCTGGTGGTGCCCGAGTTGCAGAACCCGATCTTCCCCGCGCTGGCGGAGGTCGCGGGCGGCGCCCTGGTGCAACTCGGCTTCACCCCGATCCTGTGCACCCGGTCCGCGGGCGGGCTCACCGAGGCCGAGTACGTGACGATGCTGCTCGACCAGCAGGTCTCCGGCGTCATCTTCTGCGGCGGGCTCAGCACCGACGAGAGCGCGGCCCTGCTCCAGCGCGGCGTCCCCGTCGTGCTGCTCAACGCCGCTGTCGAACACGGCGGTTTTCCGCAGGTGTCGACCGATGACGTGGCCGCGGTCCAGCAGGCCTACGCCCACCTCACCTCACTCGGCCACACCCGCATCGGCCTGCTCGTCGGACCCGCCGACCACAGCCCCTCCCGCCGCAAAGCCGCCGCCTTCACCACCCTCGCCCACCACCACAACCACAACCAGAGCCGGGCCAAACACACCACCACCACCGACACCCACCCCATCGGCCACGCCCTGTTCTCCTTCGAAGGCGGCCAGGCCGTCGCCACCGAACTCCTCGCCACCGGCATCACCGCCCTCATCTGCGGCAGCGACGTCCTCGCCCTCGGCGCCATCCGCGCCGCCCGACGCCAAGGACTCACCGTCCCCCACCACCTCTCCGTCGTCGGCTACGACGACTCCGCCTTCATGAACTACACCGACCCACCCCTCACCACCCTGCGCCAACCCATCGAAGCCATGTCCCGCGCCGCCGTCACCCTCCTCGCCAACCAGATCAACGGCACCAACCCCACCCCCAAAGAACTCCTCCACGAACCCGAACTCGTCGTCCGCCACTCCACCGCACCCGCCCCCACCACCCACACCGGCAAACGCTGA